The Chryseolinea soli nucleotide sequence GGGTACCAGCATCCCCAGATCTCGAACGACAATGCCCTGGAACACATGATGGCTGCCGAGCAGGAAGAGCTCCTCATGCGGGCCATTGACAACCTGCCGGAGAAGTGCCGCCGAATATTTGTCATGAGCCGCATGAACCGGCTTTCACACCAAGCCATTGCCACCCAATTAAACCTCTCCGTGAAAACGGTAGAAGCCCAGATCTCGATTGCCTTGAAACGGCTGGCCGAATGGGTGATCACCCTCGTCATGTTTTTTTGCGACTAGAACCTAAGGAACCTTCCTTAAAATCCGAGCCCTTTCTGGGTAGGCCAAAATAATTCAAAAAAAATCCTTCGCCCTTTTAAGGGGTCCCCTGCCATTTGCTGTCTGTACGGTAATTCAAACGGAGTTTTACCTAATGGCTTTCTATGGATAGAATTTTTACGGTCTCTCTTTTTCGCGTTGGCAGGTGTAGGATTGGCGGTGAATTCCGGAAGGGATTCCTGGTGATGGCCTTGTGGTGTGGCCTGTTTCAGGCGCAAGCCCAAGACCCCACCTTTTATGAAACGTTCGACAGCACGCCCATGGGCGAGGTGCCCGAGGGATGGCGGACGTATTCGCTCAACGGCGACCGCGGCAATAACTGGGTGCGCTCCGTGTATGGATTTTTTGGTCCCAAGGTGATGACCAGCGGGGTGGAATATGCACTGCCCGGAAAAATCGATGAAGACTGGCTCGTCACGCCGCAGATCACACCCCAGGAGAACGACTTTTTGATCTTTGATTCGGGACAGGAATTTGTGTGGGACGATTGGGGATCGACGTTCGAGATCTGGATCTCTACCAAGACCGACAACCGCGCCGATTTTACTGAACTACTGAAGAGTTACACAGAACCGGAATTCCCCGGGTACTTATATTCCGAACGCCTGCTGCTGGACCTCGCAGCCTACAAAGATACTCCCATCTATATCGCTTTCGTTCACAAAAATCCCGTGACCGGCGAGTCCACCGATCCCGACAATCCCGAGCCTCCTGTGGAGAACTGGTACCTCGACAATGTTTGGGTGAGACCTGTACAGCCGATGGACTATAGCGCGGGAGAAATATTCGGTTCGTTCGACAACGTCATCCGTGTCGTGCAATCGCGTACCACGGTGATCATCAGCGTGGTGGTGCGCACCGCGGGCGACAACGGCAGCGCCGACATTTCTGCGCTGTCGTTCACTACCGCGGGATCGTCGCCGAAGGTTAAAATTAAAGAAGCTTCGCTCTACACGACCTACGGTGATTCCTTTCTGTCCACCAACGAAGACACGGGTGAAATATATGCCGATTTGTTCGGTTCCGTGACAGACCCCGGAGATGCGTTCACTATTGAAGGTTTTCAAAACCTCGGTCGGGGTGACAACTATTTCTGGCTCATGTATACGCTGGAGGCCGATGATGCTGTGCTCACGTACCCCTATCCCGAAGTCGACGCCACATTCGAGAGTGTGGTGGTGAATAATGTCGAACACGCCACGACGCTAAGCACGACCGCAGCAACGCATCCGGTTGTGCCGGATGCCCCTGTGAACGACAACTATGCCGATGCTATTGATATCGCTCCCGCGACCGGTACGGTTCGCCTGGGCTCGTACAACTATAAGGCTACGGTTGAAGCCGGGATTGGCGTGGAGAGGCTTGCCTATTGCGCCACGCCGATCTATCAATCGGCGATGGATGGCTGCAATTCCGTATGGTGGCATTTCAAAGCGCCAAGCGCCGGCCTCATCACAGCAGATCTCTCGACAAGCAGTTTCAACACCCTGTTGCTCATTCAGGATGAGAAGGGCGACCAACTGGCGTGCAGCAAAGACATTGACGAATCTGCGCTTGTGTTGCAATCGCGCATTTCAAATTTTCCGGTTGCCGAAGGGCAGGAACTGTACATCCGCGTGACGGGTGAAGGGGGATTCCCGGAGGATCCCAATGCCGCGAGCGGCGTGGTGAATCTGGATTTCACATTTGAAGTTCCGCTGGGGGTGGAAGGGCCGTTCTCCTATGAGCTCTCCGAACTTTATCCCAACCCCGGCAACGGAAAGGTGAATGTAGACCTGGTGCTTCATCGTCCCGCTAACGTGGTGTTGGAAGTAACGAATCTCATGGGACAGACCGTGCAAGTTCAGGACGAGGGCTTCCTGAATGCCGGAAAATATGAACACGTCACGCTCGACGTGACGGCGCTTCCGGCGGGTCCCTATTTCGTGCGCATGCGCGGAAGCAGCAACACGGCCCACAAGTTAATTGTGGTGAACGATGCAGACGCGCGTTGATGGAACATTCAAAAGATCATTTTTAAAAACACGATGGAAGATAACAAAGATGACGACAGAAGCTGGTACCTGGCTTCGAAACGGTTGACCGAAGGTCTCTCCGATGCCGAGCAATTGGAGTGGGAGGTTTTGCTGCGCGACGAAAAATTCAAAAATGATTTTGCATTACTCGAAAAGCACTGGCACGCCCTGGGGTCGTCGGTCTATGCACAAATCAACGTTAGCGAAGATTGGGAAACGGTGCGCGCAAAGATCAGGGCCCTGCCACAGGCGGAGAAGCGGTTTGCTTTTTCACCCTGGCTGCGTTACGCAGCGGCGGCAGCGCTTTTTGTAACGAGTGCTTACGTGGCCTGGAATTTCAGGAAGCAACGGGAGACTGCTTTTGTCACTAAAATCGAAGCGCCGGCAGGAGCGCGCACCTATGTGACCCTGCCCGACAGTTCGCACGTGTGGCTCAATGCGGGTACGCTGATTTCTTTTGATCAGCATTTTGGAACCGACAATCGCAGCCTTACGCTGGAGGGAGAAGCTTTCTTTGATGTGGAGAAAAGCAAAGTTCCCTTCGAAGTACATACAGTAGCCTTCAACATCGCGGTGCTGGGCACGGCTTTCAACGTGAAGGCCTATCGTAACGATGATGTGATGAGCACGACGTTGATCCGGGGTTCTTTGAAAGTCAATCGCATCACGGCTTCCGGTGTGACGGAAGAAATACTGCTCCATCCCAACGAAAAAATAACCCTGCAGGGATTGCCCGCGGAACGATCGGGCCACCCGTTGATGCTCCAAAAAAATATTGATGCGGTCGCGGAGGCCGATTGGAAAGATGGTTGGTTGACCGTGCGCGGCGAGTCCTTAAACGAGCTTTCGAAAAAAATTGAACGGCTCTACAACGTTACCATCCATTTTGAAAACGACAGTTTGAAGGCTTATAAATACACCGGACGCATTCAACAATTCAGCCTGGAGCAAGTGCTCAAAGCGCTGGCCCTGACCTCACCGATCGACTTTGTGATCAACGAAAAGAGCGTGACGCTGCGCGAGAACAAAAACACGAAATCAAAATACAAAACCTTACCCACGCCCTGACGACTTTGAATATATATAGAACCTTAACCCTTACACGATGAAAAAACAATACCACAGCACATAACCCTACGCATCGTCTAAAAAAAGCAGGATCAAAAGATGCTGACACATCTCCTGATCCCTTAGGACAGACAAAATAGTTACCAACCCTGTGACGGAGTGGAACGATATTATTTTACCTAATCCCAGCGAATTCTATGAAAAAAATCGGATACGGCCAAGGAAACCTATGGCCAGTATTAATTAAAACGGCGTTGGTTATGAAAATCTGGCTTTTACTACTACTGATTCCCATGGGGGTTGCGCTGGCGGGTACGGCACGCTCTCAAAACCTGAGTCTTGAGCTAAAGGATGTCACCATCCGCCAGGCTTTGCATGCCATCGAGCGGCAAAGTGGGTATTCCTTTTTTTACAACGACTCGTTCAAGGACCTGGAGAAAAAAATCTCCGTTAGCGCACAGAATGAACCGATCGCTGACGTGCTGGGACGTGTGCTCAGCAATACGTTGCTCACCCACAAATTTCTGGAAGGGAAACTGATCGTGATCGTATTGAAAGACGCCCCCGAAAAAATCAGGGTCCACGGGCAAGTGACCGGCATCGATATAAAATCATCGTTACCCGGCGTGAACGTCACCGTGAAGGGAACGTCAACCGGAACGGTGACAGACACCAATGGCGAATATGTGATCGATGTGGATCCCGGTGCCACACTGGTCTTTTCTTTTGTGGGATACATCAGCACGGAGGTAAAGGTGACGACCGAAACCAAGATCGACATTGAACTGGAGGTGGAAGCCAAAACGCTGAACGAGGTTACCGTTGTTTCTACGGGCTACCAGGAAGTTGACAAGCGATTGTTCACCGGCGCAGTGGTGACATTAGGATCAAAAGATTTCAAGACCGATGGCACCATCGATGTGAGCCGCATGTTGCAGGGGCGCGCTGCCGGGGTGTCGGTGCAAAATGTGTCGGGCACGTTTGGTGCAGCGCCCAAGATCAGGGTGCGCGGCGCGACGTCCATTACCGGCGACAACAAACCTTTATGGGTGGTCGACAATGTGGTGCTCGAAGATGTGGTGAACATTTCTGCGGAACAGCTGACCACGGGCGATCCCAACACGCTCATCGGTTCGTCGGTGGCCGGATTGAATTCCGATGACATCGAGAGCATCACGATCCTGAAAGATGCATCGGCTACGGCGCTATACGGCGCGCGCGCCAAGGATGGGGTGATCGTCATCAAAACAAAAAGAGGGCGGGTGGGCAAACCGGTCATTAGCTATACCGGAAACTTCTCCACCTACCTGAAGCCTTCATACGACAACTATAACATTCTGAATTCCGTCGACCAGATGTCGGTCTATGCCGAAATGGAACGCAAGGGGTTGCTGAACCATTCCGACATGGTGTCGCAGGCCAACGGCGGTGTATACAAAAAAATGTACGACATCATCAACAGCTCCTACAACGAACAAACCGACCAATTCGATTTGCTGAACACCCCGCAAGAGCGGCGCGCCTTTTTGCAGCGTTATGCGCTGGCCAACACGAACTGGTTTGACAAGCTTTTCAAGAACTCGTTTGTGCAGGAACATTCGCTGGGTGTTTCGTCGGGAACAAAAGTATCGCAGCTCTATTTTTCCACCAGCTACTATGACGACAATGGCTGGACCATTGCCGACCATGTGGATCGCTATACCCTCAATGCCAACGCCACCTTCAAGCTTTCCGACAAGGTCGGCTTCGGCCTCACGGCCAACGGTTCATCACGCACACAGCGTGTGCCCGGTACGGTGGCACGCCAAGTCGATGTGGTGGAGGGTCGCTACAACCGCGACTTCGATATCAACCCCTTTAGCTTTGCGCTGAACACCAGCCGCGTGCTCACCGCCGAAGATGAAGCCGGCAACCTGGAGTATTTCACGCGCAACTACGCGCCGTTCAACATCATCAAGGAGTCGCAAACAAATTACATCGATCTGAATTTGCTGGATCTTCGTCTGCAAGGCGATTTTAACTATCAACTCACCAAAGATCTCAAGTATGAGTTTGTCGGCGCCGTGCGCGACGTGCGCACCACCACGGAACACAAAGTGGGCGACGATTCCAATATGGCCGAAGCCTATCGCGCCGCAGGTTCGCAGGTGATCCGGCAGGGGAACAAATTCCTTTACTACAATCCCGATTTTCCAAACCTCGATCCGGTAGTCGTCTTGCCTGAGGGGGGTTTTTATAATCGCTCCGACGATCAGATGCGCAGCTATTATGTGAAAGATCAGCTCACGTGGAAGCATGCGTTCGGCACCAAGCACCATGTGAACCTGGTGGGTGGTCACGAATTGCGCATGATCGATCGTCAAAATTCCTACAACAACGGCTATGGCTACCAGTTCAACAAGGGCGGCATCGCCTTCACGGATTATCTCATTATCAAGCAACTGCTCGAAGGTAATTTCAACTACTTTGGCATGGGCTACACCAAAGAGCGGTATGCAAGCTTCTACGCGTCGGCAAACTATTCGTTCAACGATAAATATGTGTTGAATGCCACCACGCGGATGGACGGTTCCAACAAACTCGGTGAAGCGCGCACGGCACGGTGGCTGCCCACCTGGAACGTGAGTGGCGCCTGGAACCTGGATGCCGAAAACTTTATGACGGCGGTTCGCGCCATCGATTACCTCACACTCAAGGCGGGCTACGGGCTGACGGCAAATGTTGGGAATGCCACAAACTCGTCGGTGGTGTACCGCAGCGGCACAACGCCTCACCCGCACTTTGATGAAACCGAATCGCAGATCATCATCGACGGCCTCGAGAACCAGGACCTGACGTGGGAAAAACAATATGAGCTGAACGTCGGGTTAAGTACCGGCTTTTTCAACCGGTTCACGGTGGCCTTCGATTATTATAAACGCAATCACTTCGATCTGATCAGCGTCATCAAAACATCGGGCATTGGTGGCGAGCCCTACAAGGCCATTAACTATGCGGACATGAAATCACACGGTGTCGATCTTACCATCGGTGCCACCGTCTATGACCGGCGAGGATTGACGTGGACGACCAACTTTGTTTTTAGTCACAACAAGAGTCGCATTACCAACCTGAAGAATCTGCCGCGCATCTACAACCTGGTGTTCCAGGATGGTGGGGCACAGCAAGGCTACCCGGTGCGGGGACTTTTTTCGATCGACTACAAGGGCCTCAACCCGGAGAACGGTGTGCCTACCTTTATCGATCACGATGGAAAACTGGGCACCAATGTTTTTCTGCAAAGCCTGAACACACAGTATCTCAAATATGAAGGCCCCGTCGACCCCACCTATACGGGAGGGTTTTCGAATACCTTCCGCTACAAGCAACTTTCGTTGAATGTGTTCTTCACCTACCAGGGCGGCAACAAGATCCGGCTTAACCCCGCTTTCAAAAACGGCTACTCCGATCTCGACGCCATGCCTCGCGAATTCCTTGACCGATGGATCACACCGGGCGACGAAAAATACACGGACGTTCCCGCCATTGCCGACCTGAACGTACTGGCCGGCCTGGGTTCGACCTATCCCTACAACACGTACAACTATTCCACGGCGCGTGTAGCCGACGGTGGGTTTGTGCGGATGCGCACCATCGCCCTCAGCTATACGCTTCCGAGTAAAATTGTTGCGGGCACCACGTTCACCAGCGCTTCCATCAGCCTGACGGGCACGAACCTTTGGCTGGTGTATGCCGACAAGAAATTGTATGGACAGGACCCCGAGTTCTTTAGTTCGGGTGGCGTGGCCTTGCCGGTGCCGCGACAGATCACCCTCTCGGTGAAGCTCGTGCTCTGATGAAGACGAATGAATTTTTGGATATCGAATTATTAAAAAGTAATCGGATGAAAAAGAAAGTATCGATCCTGTTTGCAGCCGGCGTCATGATGATGACAGGCTGCGACGACTTTTTATCGGAAACACCCGACAACCGGGCCAGTCTCGATTCGAAGGAGAAGATCGCGGAGTTGCTGGTGACGGCCTATCCGGAAGCGAACTATATTCCCTTTTGCGAAGCGCTTTCGGATAATGTGGAAGATAATTTCGGCGGCACCGAAAATGTGACCAACGCCGACCCTTGGTTTTGGAGGGACGCTTCGGCGACGTGGCAGGACTCGCCGGAGTTTTATTGGAATGGATGCTACACCGCCATCGCCGCGGCCAACCATGCGTTGCGCGCGATCGGGCAAAGCAGCGACTCCTCCTTCTTTGACGCACAAAAAGGTGAAGCCCTTTTGGCCCGGGCCTATTCCCACTTTATGCTCGTGAGCCTGTTTGCCAACATGTATGATCCTCAAACTGCTCCCGGCGACCCGGGCATTCCCTATGTGACCGACCCGGAAACCGTGTCGCTGAAAACATACGAACGCAAAACGGTGGCCTACGTATACGAAATGATTGAAAAGGACCTGACCGAAGGTCTGCCGCTCATCGACGACCAGGCCTACGGAGGATCGGGAACCAACGCCGCCAACCTGGCGCGCTTTCATTTTACAAAAGCAGCCGCACACGCTTTTGCGTCGCGGTTTTATTTGTTTAAGAAAGACTATGCGAAGGTGATCGAGCATGCCAATGCCGTGCTCGATGGTCACGACATTCCTTCCCTGCTGCGGCCCTGGAACACCACCTATCGCACGCTCACCTCAAATGAGTTGACGCTGACCTATACGCGCTCGACCGAAAAAGCCAACCTGTTGTTATGCGACACGCAATCCAACTGGGGTACGAGCTTTAACCAGGTTCGCTATTCCACGGGCGCGACCCGGAGGGAGGAGATCTTTTTTATCAATAATCCCGCCCAAGGCAACTATGCCTACTCCACTTACTACACCAATACGGGGGTGAACTTTGTTTTCAAATTCCGGGAGCATTTTGTGCGCATCGGTATGAATGCCACCACGGGGTATTCATATACCATCATTCCCTTGTTCAGCGTCGAAGAAGTTTTGTTGAACCGCGCAGAGGCCTATGCCATGCAAGTACAGTTTCACGAAGCGCTGGACGAAATGAATTTGTTTATCAGCACGCGCGTGCTCAACTATGATCCGGACGTTCACGACGTGACCTTCAACCGGTTGTACAATCTCTATCACGAGACCGACAATAAGAAAGCGATCGTGCGTGGGATCCTGGAGCTGCGACGGGTTGAGTTCTTGCACGAAGGCCTCCGGTGGTTTGATATTCTGCGGCACAAGCTTCCCGTAACACATACTTCGTTTGACGGCCAAAGCAAAACGCTCGCGCCAGGCGATCCACGACGCATCCTGCAAATTCCGGCCGAGGCGATTTCCGTCGGCGGTCTTCGCCCCAATCCCCGGTAACGCATAAACGATCTGACCATGAAGACACCGAAAAGAACTTTACTGACCATCCTCATCCCCGTGGTGCTCACGCTGGGATGCCAGGATGTTTATAACGACAAAGTCGACCCTTCGAAAACCGACTACGTCACCAACGACAACAACCATCCCAATTCCGAGCTCGACAAATGGCTCCTTTCCAATTTCACCTACCCCTACAACATCGAAGTGAAGTATCACTGGGACGCGTCGGAGGGCGATCTGTACCGAACGCTTGTGCCACCAAAAGTTTCGCAGGTTCAACCGGTGATGGAGGTGGTGAAAAAAGTGTGGATCGATCCTTACACCGACCTGGCGGGCGGCACCTTTATCAAAAAATATTGCCCGAAGCAATTCCTGATGATCGGCAGTGCGCGGTATAATCCCGATGGAACCTTCACGTTGGGCACCGCAGAAGGCGGCCGCAAGGTGATGTTGTACGTGGTGAATTCTTTCGATCCCACACAACGCGCTGCTGTGCAGCAACTCATGCACATTGTGCAGCATGAGTTCGGGCACATTCTCAATCAGCAGGTTTCTTATCCTTCGGCGTTCCGCGAAGTAACACCCGGTGCCTACACCAGCGACTGGCGGTTCAACTCCGTGGCCCAGGCACGCGCCGCCGGCTTCATCACCAACTATGCGATGGCTTCACCCGACGAGGATTTTGTAGAGATGATTGCCACCATGCTCATCCAGGGGAAAGAAGGCTACGAAGCCATACTCGCTTGCGAAACAAACAGTACAAGCCTCGCCTTGTTGCGCAAGAAAGAAGCCCTTGTGGTTCAGTATTATCGCGAATCGTTCAGCATCGATTTCTACGCCTTGCAAACAAAAGTACAGGAAGCGATCAACGCCATCGCGCCGCCTGGCCCGGGGCCTGAGGAATTGCCGCCTCTTGCCGACGAATGGGGATTTGACAAAGAGAATACTACCGTGCGTTTCGACCTCACCATGATGAATGAACCTTCTGAATTCTCACGGCGCTTTGCTCAAGACAACCGCATCATCCATAATGCCGGCTTTGCCCTTGACTACAACTTCAAGCTCTATTATACATCCGAAGACGAACTGGCTTTAAAGTTATACTATTATGA carries:
- a CDS encoding T9SS-dependent choice-of-anchor J family protein; the protein is MDRIFTVSLFRVGRCRIGGEFRKGFLVMALWCGLFQAQAQDPTFYETFDSTPMGEVPEGWRTYSLNGDRGNNWVRSVYGFFGPKVMTSGVEYALPGKIDEDWLVTPQITPQENDFLIFDSGQEFVWDDWGSTFEIWISTKTDNRADFTELLKSYTEPEFPGYLYSERLLLDLAAYKDTPIYIAFVHKNPVTGESTDPDNPEPPVENWYLDNVWVRPVQPMDYSAGEIFGSFDNVIRVVQSRTTVIISVVVRTAGDNGSADISALSFTTAGSSPKVKIKEASLYTTYGDSFLSTNEDTGEIYADLFGSVTDPGDAFTIEGFQNLGRGDNYFWLMYTLEADDAVLTYPYPEVDATFESVVVNNVEHATTLSTTAATHPVVPDAPVNDNYADAIDIAPATGTVRLGSYNYKATVEAGIGVERLAYCATPIYQSAMDGCNSVWWHFKAPSAGLITADLSTSSFNTLLLIQDEKGDQLACSKDIDESALVLQSRISNFPVAEGQELYIRVTGEGGFPEDPNAASGVVNLDFTFEVPLGVEGPFSYELSELYPNPGNGKVNVDLVLHRPANVVLEVTNLMGQTVQVQDEGFLNAGKYEHVTLDVTALPAGPYFVRMRGSSNTAHKLIVVNDADAR
- a CDS encoding FecR family protein; translated protein: MEDNKDDDRSWYLASKRLTEGLSDAEQLEWEVLLRDEKFKNDFALLEKHWHALGSSVYAQINVSEDWETVRAKIRALPQAEKRFAFSPWLRYAAAAALFVTSAYVAWNFRKQRETAFVTKIEAPAGARTYVTLPDSSHVWLNAGTLISFDQHFGTDNRSLTLEGEAFFDVEKSKVPFEVHTVAFNIAVLGTAFNVKAYRNDDVMSTTLIRGSLKVNRITASGVTEEILLHPNEKITLQGLPAERSGHPLMLQKNIDAVAEADWKDGWLTVRGESLNELSKKIERLYNVTIHFENDSLKAYKYTGRIQQFSLEQVLKALALTSPIDFVINEKSVTLRENKNTKSKYKTLPTP
- a CDS encoding SusC/RagA family TonB-linked outer membrane protein, giving the protein MKIWLLLLLIPMGVALAGTARSQNLSLELKDVTIRQALHAIERQSGYSFFYNDSFKDLEKKISVSAQNEPIADVLGRVLSNTLLTHKFLEGKLIVIVLKDAPEKIRVHGQVTGIDIKSSLPGVNVTVKGTSTGTVTDTNGEYVIDVDPGATLVFSFVGYISTEVKVTTETKIDIELEVEAKTLNEVTVVSTGYQEVDKRLFTGAVVTLGSKDFKTDGTIDVSRMLQGRAAGVSVQNVSGTFGAAPKIRVRGATSITGDNKPLWVVDNVVLEDVVNISAEQLTTGDPNTLIGSSVAGLNSDDIESITILKDASATALYGARAKDGVIVIKTKRGRVGKPVISYTGNFSTYLKPSYDNYNILNSVDQMSVYAEMERKGLLNHSDMVSQANGGVYKKMYDIINSSYNEQTDQFDLLNTPQERRAFLQRYALANTNWFDKLFKNSFVQEHSLGVSSGTKVSQLYFSTSYYDDNGWTIADHVDRYTLNANATFKLSDKVGFGLTANGSSRTQRVPGTVARQVDVVEGRYNRDFDINPFSFALNTSRVLTAEDEAGNLEYFTRNYAPFNIIKESQTNYIDLNLLDLRLQGDFNYQLTKDLKYEFVGAVRDVRTTTEHKVGDDSNMAEAYRAAGSQVIRQGNKFLYYNPDFPNLDPVVVLPEGGFYNRSDDQMRSYYVKDQLTWKHAFGTKHHVNLVGGHELRMIDRQNSYNNGYGYQFNKGGIAFTDYLIIKQLLEGNFNYFGMGYTKERYASFYASANYSFNDKYVLNATTRMDGSNKLGEARTARWLPTWNVSGAWNLDAENFMTAVRAIDYLTLKAGYGLTANVGNATNSSVVYRSGTTPHPHFDETESQIIIDGLENQDLTWEKQYELNVGLSTGFFNRFTVAFDYYKRNHFDLISVIKTSGIGGEPYKAINYADMKSHGVDLTIGATVYDRRGLTWTTNFVFSHNKSRITNLKNLPRIYNLVFQDGGAQQGYPVRGLFSIDYKGLNPENGVPTFIDHDGKLGTNVFLQSLNTQYLKYEGPVDPTYTGGFSNTFRYKQLSLNVFFTYQGGNKIRLNPAFKNGYSDLDAMPREFLDRWITPGDEKYTDVPAIADLNVLAGLGSTYPYNTYNYSTARVADGGFVRMRTIALSYTLPSKIVAGTTFTSASISLTGTNLWLVYADKKLYGQDPEFFSSGGVALPVPRQITLSVKLVL
- a CDS encoding RagB/SusD family nutrient uptake outer membrane protein produces the protein MKKKVSILFAAGVMMMTGCDDFLSETPDNRASLDSKEKIAELLVTAYPEANYIPFCEALSDNVEDNFGGTENVTNADPWFWRDASATWQDSPEFYWNGCYTAIAAANHALRAIGQSSDSSFFDAQKGEALLARAYSHFMLVSLFANMYDPQTAPGDPGIPYVTDPETVSLKTYERKTVAYVYEMIEKDLTEGLPLIDDQAYGGSGTNAANLARFHFTKAAAHAFASRFYLFKKDYAKVIEHANAVLDGHDIPSLLRPWNTTYRTLTSNELTLTYTRSTEKANLLLCDTQSNWGTSFNQVRYSTGATRREEIFFINNPAQGNYAYSTYYTNTGVNFVFKFREHFVRIGMNATTGYSYTIIPLFSVEEVLLNRAEAYAMQVQFHEALDEMNLFISTRVLNYDPDVHDVTFNRLYNLYHETDNKKAIVRGILELRRVEFLHEGLRWFDILRHKLPVTHTSFDGQSKTLAPGDPRRILQIPAEAISVGGLRPNPR
- a CDS encoding zinc-binding metallopeptidase, with translation MKTPKRTLLTILIPVVLTLGCQDVYNDKVDPSKTDYVTNDNNHPNSELDKWLLSNFTYPYNIEVKYHWDASEGDLYRTLVPPKVSQVQPVMEVVKKVWIDPYTDLAGGTFIKKYCPKQFLMIGSARYNPDGTFTLGTAEGGRKVMLYVVNSFDPTQRAAVQQLMHIVQHEFGHILNQQVSYPSAFREVTPGAYTSDWRFNSVAQARAAGFITNYAMASPDEDFVEMIATMLIQGKEGYEAILACETNSTSLALLRKKEALVVQYYRESFSIDFYALQTKVQEAINAIAPPGPGPEELPPLADEWGFDKENTTVRFDLTMMNEPSEFSRRFAQDNRIIHNAGFALDYNFKLYYTSEDELALKLYYYDMSDEAKVYQQAVFYYFLNRHDDGTIDLLFSGGDDNANYLNNDLGVGALNAFFANRTFRFNWVKTCSGDVFVGLYPQDSPENFSFGVLEK